The following are from one region of the Phormidium sp. PBR-2020 genome:
- a CDS encoding pentapeptide repeat-containing protein, which translates to MSQSKQLLNEYQAGQRDFQNSNLIGADLHQLQLKKINLANSYLNSVNLSRANLDYANLSRSFLCGADLSYIKLDEADISHADLTKAKLQGASLVGTSLVGAKLSGASLSGVNLRRANLCGVNLCGANLAGVNLRNADLREANLSWANLQGARLSGANFKGANLNGVNLSEAWLNGADLQALDLDGVDFHEAKLSGANLSGANLCSANLSDSQLRVAILTGANLRAANLEASLLARAKLVNANLMKANLQNADLTGADLTEANLNLANLDGANLTDVTFQQAYLWKASLARVNVLGSNFSHASLRNATLEAVNFLEGIWTGATMPDGSLYH; encoded by the coding sequence ATGAGTCAGTCAAAACAACTTCTGAATGAGTACCAAGCTGGACAACGCGATTTTCAGAATAGTAATTTAATTGGTGCGGATTTACACCAACTCCAGCTCAAAAAAATCAACTTGGCGAACTCCTATCTCAACTCAGTAAATTTAAGTCGTGCCAACCTGGATTATGCCAATCTTTCCAGAAGTTTTCTATGTGGTGCAGACCTTAGTTATATTAAGCTCGATGAAGCAGATATCAGCCATGCAGACTTGACCAAGGCAAAACTTCAGGGAGCCTCCCTCGTAGGAACATCCCTGGTGGGAGCCAAGCTCAGTGGTGCAAGTTTGAGTGGGGTCAACCTGCGTCGGGCCAACCTTTGTGGCGTTAATCTTTGTGGGGCTAACCTGGCTGGGGTCAACCTCCGCAATGCTGACCTACGAGAGGCCAACCTCAGTTGGGCCAATCTTCAAGGGGCCCGCCTCAGCGGGGCCAATTTCAAGGGAGCCAACCTCAATGGAGTGAATTTGAGTGAAGCCTGGCTCAATGGGGCTGATTTACAAGCTCTAGATCTCGATGGTGTCGATTTCCATGAAGCGAAACTCAGTGGCGCTAATCTCAGCGGGGCCAACCTCTGCTCCGCTAATCTCAGTGATAGTCAATTGCGGGTCGCCATCCTCACTGGCGCGAACCTACGAGCGGCTAACTTAGAAGCGAGTCTGCTCGCGCGCGCAAAGCTGGTGAACGCGAATTTGATGAAAGCCAACTTGCAAAATGCTGACTTAACGGGAGCTGATTTAACAGAAGCCAATTTGAACCTAGCGAATCTCGATGGTGCTAATCTAACCGATGTAACCTTTCAACAGGCTTACCTCTGGAAGGCTAGCCTGGCTCGGGTCAATGTCCTGGGCAGTAACTTTAGCCACGCAAGTTTGCGGAATGCCACCTTAGAGGCCGTAAATTTCTTAGAGGGCATCTGGACAGGAGCAACTATGCCAGATGGTAGTTTGTACCATTGA
- a CDS encoding pentapeptide repeat-containing protein, translating into MGTFQSLSASDILKRGPDSWNRWREEQPLVKPSLQGEDLEQRYLREVNFSSCNLADTNLTQADLCLANLELAQLDRANLTEAILYTTDLRYSSLKESILTRADLTEASLVKADLSLAVLQQAQLNRADLTDARLYTTNLRQADLSDVELIRADLREVDLTMADLGEADLRDANLSFAVCSLAQFVGATLCHANLYRANLSLGNLCVANLMSANLTKASFIGANLIGANLYLANLRSANLAQADLREASLRITNLTGANLAGANLSMANLTEATLVRANLTGANLSRANLHQANLDGAILKGVTLPDGRKHP; encoded by the coding sequence ATGGGAACTTTTCAATCTCTATCAGCCAGTGATATCCTCAAACGCGGACCTGATTCTTGGAACCGTTGGCGGGAGGAACAACCCCTTGTGAAACCGAGTTTACAGGGGGAAGATCTGGAGCAACGGTATCTACGAGAGGTTAATTTTAGTTCTTGTAACTTAGCTGATACGAACCTCACTCAAGCTGACTTATGCTTGGCGAACTTGGAATTGGCGCAACTCGACCGAGCCAATCTAACTGAGGCAATTCTGTATACAACGGACTTACGCTACAGTTCTTTGAAAGAGTCAATTTTGACGCGGGCTGATTTGACTGAGGCAAGCCTTGTGAAAGCCGATTTATCCTTAGCAGTTCTCCAGCAAGCCCAACTTAATCGAGCTGACTTAACAGATGCACGATTGTATACCACGAATCTACGTCAGGCGGATTTGTCGGATGTGGAATTAATTCGGGCTGACTTGCGGGAAGTTGATCTGACAATGGCGGATTTGGGGGAAGCGGATTTGCGAGATGCAAATCTGAGTTTTGCGGTGTGTTCTTTAGCTCAGTTTGTAGGCGCTACATTATGTCATGCAAATCTCTATCGAGCTAATTTGAGTCTAGGAAATCTCTGTGTTGCCAACTTAATGAGTGCCAATTTAACGAAAGCTAGTTTTATTGGCGCGAATCTCATTGGTGCCAATCTCTATTTAGCTAATCTACGCTCCGCCAATTTAGCTCAAGCTGATTTACGAGAAGCCAGTTTGCGGATTACGAATCTAACAGGGGCGAACTTGGCGGGGGCGAATCTCAGTATGGCTAATCTAACGGAGGCGACGTTAGTCCGAGCCAATTTGACGGGGGCGAATTTATCACGGGCTAATCTGCATCAGGCGAATCTCGATGGCGCTATTTTAAAAGGTGTGACCTTACCCGATGGACGCAAACACCCCTAA
- a CDS encoding YdcF family protein, which yields MGLRWVGGAIALVLLTLLLVTLWVNYITRSRRFKTLGSVPGRPVAIIFGAGVWEDGTPSPMLADRVLAGVELYQQGKVERLLMSGDHQAPDYNEVDPMIQLARASGVPEMAILSDRLGLSTYDTCYRARDHYGIRAAILVSQRYHLPRAVYIAQRLGLDVMGYGVADWGVYRYRSMLSYQLREVIALCKAIAQTRGNT from the coding sequence ATGGGACTGCGTTGGGTTGGGGGGGCGATCGCCCTTGTCCTCCTAACCCTACTTCTGGTGACTCTATGGGTGAATTACATCACCCGTTCTCGTCGCTTTAAGACGCTAGGGTCAGTTCCAGGTCGTCCCGTGGCTATCATTTTTGGGGCCGGGGTTTGGGAGGATGGCACACCGAGTCCCATGTTGGCCGATCGCGTCCTTGCTGGAGTTGAGTTATATCAACAGGGGAAAGTGGAACGGCTTCTGATGTCTGGAGACCATCAAGCTCCTGACTATAACGAAGTAGACCCCATGATCCAATTGGCCCGAGCCTCTGGAGTTCCAGAGATGGCAATTTTGAGCGATCGCCTTGGACTGAGTACCTATGACACCTGTTACCGGGCCCGGGATCACTATGGTATCCGCGCGGCCATCCTAGTCAGCCAACGCTATCATCTCCCCCGGGCCGTCTATATTGCCCAACGTCTCGGACTCGATGTGATGGGGTATGGTGTGGCCGATTGGGGGGTCTATCGCTATCGTTCCATGCTGTCCTATCAGCTGCGGGAAGTGATTGCCCTCTGTAAGGCGATCGCCCAAACTCGGGGTAATACCTAA
- a CDS encoding CBS domain-containing protein: protein MKAADIMTTDIVTVRGTTTVAEAVQLMKDNNTRALIVERRAGDDAYGIVTETDVTYKVVAFGRDPKAMRVYEIMSKPCIVVNPDLCVEYIARLFANTGIHFAPVIKDTLLGTVSVSDILTKGDFVERPRSLLLQDKIQEAIDEARATCAEKGPRSPECASAWDVVEELQAEAAHQKAERLHQTAFEEYCQENPDAPEARVYDT, encoded by the coding sequence ATGAAAGCCGCAGATATTATGACCACTGACATTGTGACGGTGCGTGGCACGACCACCGTTGCTGAGGCAGTGCAGTTGATGAAAGACAACAACACCCGTGCGCTCATCGTTGAGCGTCGTGCAGGTGATGATGCTTATGGCATTGTTACCGAAACAGATGTCACCTATAAGGTGGTGGCGTTTGGCCGAGATCCCAAAGCCATGCGGGTGTACGAGATTATGAGCAAGCCCTGCATCGTGGTCAATCCTGACCTATGTGTTGAGTACATTGCTCGTCTGTTTGCCAATACCGGGATTCACTTTGCCCCGGTGATTAAGGATACTCTGCTTGGGACGGTGTCGGTGTCCGACATTTTGACCAAGGGCGATTTCGTGGAACGGCCCCGCAGCCTACTGCTTCAAGATAAGATTCAAGAGGCCATTGACGAAGCTCGCGCCACCTGTGCGGAGAAAGGTCCGCGATCGCCTGAATGTGCGTCAGCTTGGGATGTGGTGGAAGAACTACAGGCGGAAGCAGCACACCAGAAAGCGGAGCGTCTACATCAGACTGCCTTCGAGGAATACTGTCAGGAGAACCCTGATGCCCCCGAGGCGCGGGTGTATGACACCTAA
- a CDS encoding chloride channel protein has protein sequence MKPLDWSWATGSSRFHRLYLYLLEPRRLALIEACFIGVVSGLAAVILRQGIGWLGGWRVQDSLGLPAWLKLPLFGALGGLLAGWLIQQFSPDATGSGVSHVKAQLGSSQRLQKAVSLNLRLAMVKLLSTMLVSGSGMALGRQGPTVHVGAALAASMSRWMPTSPGYRRQTIAAGAAAGLAAGFNAPIAGVLFVVEELLQDVSSLTLGTAILASFIGAVVSGILGGGPWDVTLEQNLSTVQFSPIDIPSLLLLGILTGICSGWFNRGIVASLTWQRRYLAIGLPGRIALAGLLSGATISLLPLEFRDNAGLRDFLTTGEAGLGMIAVVLVVKFALTLLAYGSGASGGLFAPTLILGSALGSFVGLSSQLLFDIGDPQTFALAGMGAFFGAVAKVPITAIVIVFEITQDFNLVLPLMIVSVLAYVVAEQVSAGSLYDRLLELRGWEKPSTENDSSALLEIAVNDVMQRQVETVESHAPLAEVLEVFRRSPYGGFPVVEQARLVGMITETDLMKLSQTPVSEDTPISELMMPEPVMISSEDTLMQALYLLERHQISRLPVVDGRRLVGIITHSDIVQAETRELTGRGRYRKLEPSYPVYVTRAPATGRGRLLVPLANPKTAPLLLQFAGAIAAANDYELECLQVIPVPRHRSPSETPVRITHSRRLLQTSLRLSREWQIPVHTQIRVAHDVSAAVLEAIQERHIDSLLMGWKGGTHTPGRIFGDVADTLLRQAPCQMVLVKWGSRIVEQDRFTTPELQRWLIPIGGGVNALAGLELLSALVTGGDDSFVRLCQVFRDRESTEETTFLKKTAQLLETRLPCPVAAMPIYGSSVVDAVLDETRAQDYDAILLGASRQGVLQQALHGNIPRAIARGSNCTTIVVRHSTLADGEIMR, from the coding sequence ATGAAACCTTTGGATTGGAGCTGGGCGACAGGTTCATCACGATTTCATCGTCTCTATCTATATCTTCTCGAACCGCGACGACTCGCCCTAATCGAAGCCTGTTTCATTGGAGTGGTTTCAGGGTTGGCGGCGGTTATTCTACGTCAGGGAATTGGTTGGCTTGGAGGTTGGCGGGTTCAAGATTCTTTGGGGTTGCCGGCATGGCTGAAATTACCTCTGTTTGGGGCCCTAGGAGGATTGTTAGCGGGCTGGTTGATTCAGCAATTTTCTCCCGATGCAACAGGGAGCGGTGTGTCCCATGTCAAGGCACAGTTAGGGTCGTCGCAACGGCTACAGAAGGCAGTTTCCCTGAATTTGCGCTTAGCGATGGTGAAACTGCTAAGCACAATGCTGGTATCTGGGTCAGGAATGGCCCTGGGACGACAAGGACCCACGGTGCATGTGGGGGCAGCCTTGGCGGCTTCGATGAGTCGTTGGATGCCCACATCTCCGGGTTATCGTCGCCAAACCATCGCTGCTGGAGCGGCGGCTGGACTGGCAGCTGGATTTAATGCCCCGATTGCCGGGGTTTTGTTTGTAGTGGAGGAGTTGTTACAGGATGTGTCGAGTTTAACCCTCGGCACGGCCATTCTGGCCTCGTTTATTGGGGCGGTGGTTTCGGGAATTTTGGGGGGCGGCCCGTGGGATGTCACCTTGGAGCAAAACCTCTCAACGGTGCAGTTTTCACCGATTGATATTCCCTCGTTGTTACTCTTGGGGATTTTAACGGGAATCTGTAGTGGCTGGTTTAATCGGGGCATTGTAGCGAGCTTAACTTGGCAACGTCGTTATCTCGCCATTGGCTTACCCGGCCGGATTGCCTTAGCGGGGTTATTATCGGGGGCAACCATTTCTCTGTTACCCCTGGAGTTTCGGGATAATGCGGGGTTACGAGACTTTTTAACCACCGGTGAAGCTGGGTTAGGTATGATTGCCGTGGTTCTGGTGGTTAAGTTTGCTTTAACCCTTTTGGCCTATGGCTCTGGAGCGTCTGGAGGCTTGTTTGCGCCTACCCTAATTCTTGGCTCGGCCTTAGGGAGTTTTGTGGGCTTGAGTAGTCAGCTTTTATTTGATATTGGTGACCCGCAAACCTTCGCTCTGGCGGGGATGGGGGCTTTTTTTGGGGCGGTGGCGAAAGTCCCGATTACGGCGATCGTAATTGTCTTTGAGATTACCCAGGATTTTAATTTGGTGCTGCCGTTGATGATTGTTTCGGTGCTGGCCTATGTGGTGGCTGAACAGGTGTCGGCAGGGTCGCTGTATGATCGCCTTTTGGAATTACGCGGTTGGGAAAAACCTTCGACGGAGAATGACTCGTCGGCGCTGTTGGAGATTGCGGTCAATGATGTGATGCAACGCCAGGTGGAAACGGTGGAGAGTCATGCTCCTTTGGCGGAGGTGTTGGAGGTGTTTCGGCGATCGCCCTATGGGGGCTTTCCGGTGGTGGAACAGGCTCGCCTGGTGGGGATGATCACGGAAACGGATTTGATGAAACTCTCCCAAACTCCCGTCTCGGAGGATACGCCGATTTCTGAGTTGATGATGCCTGAACCGGTGATGATCAGTTCTGAGGATACGCTGATGCAGGCGTTATATCTCCTAGAACGTCATCAAATTAGCCGGTTACCGGTGGTGGATGGACGACGCTTGGTGGGGATTATTACTCATAGTGATATTGTCCAAGCTGAGACTCGGGAGTTGACGGGTCGCGGTCGCTATCGCAAGCTAGAGCCTTCCTATCCGGTGTATGTCACCCGGGCACCGGCGACGGGTCGCGGTCGCCTGTTGGTGCCGTTAGCGAACCCGAAAACTGCTCCGTTGTTGTTGCAGTTTGCCGGGGCGATCGCCGCTGCTAATGATTATGAGTTGGAATGTTTACAAGTGATTCCGGTTCCTCGTCATCGCAGCCCCTCTGAAACTCCGGTACGCATTACCCACAGTCGCCGTCTCTTACAAACCTCCCTACGTTTAAGCCGAGAATGGCAAATCCCTGTCCATACCCAGATTCGCGTGGCTCATGATGTGTCGGCGGCAGTGCTGGAGGCGATTCAAGAACGGCATATTGATAGCTTGTTAATGGGTTGGAAAGGGGGAACCCATACCCCAGGGCGCATTTTTGGCGATGTGGCGGATACGTTATTACGACAAGCTCCCTGTCAAATGGTCTTGGTAAAATGGGGTAGCCGAATTGTGGAGCAAGACCGCTTCACGACGCCTGAGTTGCAACGCTGGCTCATTCCTATTGGCGGCGGGGTCAATGCCTTAGCTGGGCTGGAGTTATTATCGGCGTTGGTGACTGGGGGGGATGACTCCTTCGTGCGCTTATGTCAAGTCTTCCGCGATCGCGAGAGTACCGAAGAAACCACATTCTTGAAAAAGACGGCCCAGTTATTAGAAACCCGTCTTCCCTGTCCCGTGGCAGCCATGCCCATTTATGGTAGTTCTGTGGTTGATGCCGTCCTCGACGAAACCCGAGCGCAAGATTATGATGCCATTTTGCTAGGGGCAAGTCGTCAAGGCGTGTTACAACAGGCCTTACATGGCAATATCCCTCGGGCGATCGCTCGGGGCAGTAACTGTACCACCATTGTTGTTCGTCATAGCACTTTGGCGGATGGAGAGATAATGCGATGA
- a CDS encoding AarF/ABC1/UbiB kinase family protein, whose amino-acid sequence MAGTSITKIAKPNSRQREILEVVLKHGWDYMRLLLSSNEAEEPELPPPTVLQRIFIDLGPVYVKLGQLLSTRPELLPPEYIEALSSLQADVPPVPWNEIEAQLNGELKQPLNTIFQDINHTPVAAGSLAQTHKAVLLNGREVALKIQRPGIDKTVERDIELLTNIAELVSGTDFGKYYDATGLAEEFSNALRDELDFTQEANYTQRLRRCLSKSSWFDVNQITVPEIIWDYTSQKLLTMEWLDGVPLLSAELTGEGHNGDVQAERNAITTLLFRSFLQQLFVEGFFHADPHPGNIFYLRDGRVAFLDVGMTGTLDPRTQGLLVETILAMISLDAQRCAQLSLQLAHPVRPVDFIQLENDYDRLLRRYYNLSVAQVNFSEAFFQILQAARRNHLRWPSNMGLYAKALANLEGVARTFNPTVNLLDEIQPLTTDLMRRQLIGDNPLQQLLGATLEFKNLSLKSPRQVDFLLERVATETLKWNLQVSELTDLRQSLDESANRLSSSIVVGSLILAGALVVSRDQTHRIPWLGNVLFWTACLLGLWLVFSIWRSGSKK is encoded by the coding sequence ATGGCCGGAACCTCCATCACTAAAATTGCTAAACCGAACTCTCGCCAGCGAGAAATCCTCGAAGTCGTTCTCAAACATGGCTGGGATTACATGAGGTTACTGCTAAGCAGTAATGAAGCTGAAGAACCCGAACTTCCGCCACCAACGGTTCTGCAACGAATTTTTATTGATCTCGGGCCCGTCTACGTGAAACTGGGACAACTCCTGAGTACCCGGCCTGAACTACTCCCCCCTGAATATATTGAGGCCCTGAGTTCTCTACAAGCAGATGTCCCCCCAGTTCCCTGGAATGAAATTGAGGCACAACTCAATGGAGAATTGAAACAACCCCTCAATACAATTTTCCAAGATATCAATCACACGCCAGTGGCGGCGGGGTCTCTGGCTCAAACTCATAAAGCGGTCTTACTCAATGGACGAGAGGTGGCCCTAAAAATTCAGCGTCCGGGGATTGACAAAACCGTTGAACGGGACATTGAACTGCTAACAAATATTGCTGAACTGGTTTCAGGAACAGATTTTGGCAAATATTATGATGCGACTGGCTTAGCAGAAGAGTTTAGCAACGCGCTACGGGACGAATTAGATTTTACCCAGGAGGCTAACTATACGCAACGCCTCCGACGCTGTTTATCCAAGAGTTCTTGGTTTGATGTTAACCAGATTACAGTTCCTGAGATTATCTGGGACTATACCAGTCAGAAACTGCTAACGATGGAATGGCTCGATGGTGTACCTCTGTTATCAGCAGAGTTGACCGGAGAGGGACATAACGGAGATGTGCAAGCCGAACGGAATGCCATTACCACCTTACTCTTCCGTTCCTTCCTGCAACAGTTGTTTGTGGAAGGATTTTTCCATGCTGACCCTCATCCCGGTAATATTTTCTATTTGCGAGATGGACGGGTAGCCTTTTTGGATGTGGGGATGACGGGAACCCTCGACCCCCGCACGCAGGGACTCTTGGTGGAAACCATCTTGGCGATGATTTCCCTCGATGCTCAACGTTGCGCTCAATTGAGCCTACAGTTAGCGCATCCAGTTCGGCCCGTGGATTTCATTCAGTTGGAAAATGATTACGATCGCCTCCTGCGGCGGTATTACAACTTGAGTGTGGCCCAGGTCAACTTCAGTGAGGCCTTTTTCCAAATCCTGCAAGCAGCGCGACGCAATCACCTCCGTTGGCCGAGTAATATGGGACTCTACGCCAAAGCCTTAGCCAATTTAGAGGGGGTGGCCCGCACCTTTAATCCAACGGTCAATCTTCTCGATGAGATTCAACCGTTGACAACGGATTTGATGCGCCGTCAATTGATTGGCGATAATCCCCTACAACAGTTGCTTGGGGCCACCCTGGAGTTTAAGAATCTCTCTCTGAAATCTCCTCGTCAAGTCGATTTCCTCCTCGAACGGGTCGCCACCGAAACCTTAAAATGGAATCTCCAGGTGAGTGAACTCACGGATTTGCGTCAAAGCCTGGATGAATCGGCCAACCGCCTGTCTTCTAGTATTGTGGTTGGGTCCTTGATTCTGGCCGGGGCCCTTGTGGTGTCCCGTGATCAGACTCACCGCATTCCTTGGTTGGGGAATGTCCTCTTCTGGACGGCTTGTCTATTAGGGTTATGGCTGGTGTTTAGTATTTGGCGCTCGGGGAGCAAAAAATAG
- a CDS encoding NAD-dependent epimerase/dehydratase family protein: MKTFVTGATGFTGSHLVHQLLAQGHTVKALVRPNSNNRTRLSGLEVDVVEGEITDLELIRTHLADVDWLFHTAAFVELGLVDDALMEQTNVDGTRTILEAAKTATISKLVYCSTIGIYGDTQGQTIDETFQRTQKNFSSAYDRTKYTAQQLVNRAADQGLPVVSIMPSGIFGPDDPHFGPVIDNFLKGKLTVWAGGDRVTGIVHVDDLVDGMIRAAEKSPPGEHYILSAGDLTTREMFAILGDAGGVAPPRELPPPVVRFSGNVLDTVGRLTGWNPPLSRERVHYIYERCVRVDGSKAQRVLGWQPRSVEQTLREIVAHKLNPISATASS; this comes from the coding sequence ATGAAAACCTTTGTTACAGGCGCAACTGGATTTACCGGCTCGCATCTTGTTCACCAACTGTTGGCACAGGGTCATACTGTAAAAGCCTTAGTTCGACCCAACTCGAACAATCGAACCCGTCTCTCAGGATTGGAGGTTGACGTGGTAGAGGGTGAGATTACTGATTTAGAATTAATTCGCACCCACCTGGCAGATGTTGACTGGCTGTTCCATACCGCCGCCTTCGTCGAATTAGGACTGGTGGATGATGCCTTGATGGAGCAAACCAATGTTGACGGAACTCGCACTATTCTAGAAGCTGCTAAAACTGCAACGATCTCGAAGTTAGTCTATTGCAGCACCATTGGCATTTATGGAGATACCCAGGGACAAACCATCGATGAGACCTTCCAACGGACTCAGAAGAATTTTTCCTCTGCCTATGATCGCACTAAATATACTGCCCAACAATTAGTGAATCGGGCCGCTGATCAGGGCCTCCCTGTGGTTAGCATCATGCCCTCAGGAATTTTTGGCCCCGACGACCCCCATTTTGGCCCGGTGATTGACAACTTTCTCAAAGGCAAGTTAACGGTTTGGGCTGGGGGCGATCGCGTCACCGGTATTGTTCATGTCGACGACTTGGTCGATGGAATGATCCGAGCCGCCGAAAAAAGTCCCCCTGGAGAACATTACATTCTCTCCGCCGGAGACTTAACCACCCGTGAGATGTTTGCCATTTTAGGGGATGCCGGCGGGGTTGCCCCTCCCCGAGAACTGCCCCCACCCGTCGTTCGCTTCAGTGGCAATGTTCTCGATACCGTCGGACGGCTGACGGGTTGGAACCCTCCCCTAAGTCGAGAGCGGGTTCATTACATCTATGAACGCTGTGTTCGAGTCGATGGTAGTAAAGCTCAACGAGTCCTAGGCTGGCAACCTCGCTCTGTTGAACAAACCTTACGAGAAATTGTGGCCCACAAACTGAATCCGATTTCTGCCACGGCTAGTTCCTAA
- a CDS encoding YqaE/Pmp3 family membrane protein: MDIIRIIAAVILPPLGVFLQVGLTGHFWLNILLTLLGYIPGVVHAIWIIARR; this comes from the coding sequence ATGGATATTATTCGCATCATTGCCGCTGTCATCCTGCCGCCTCTCGGCGTCTTCTTGCAGGTTGGTTTAACCGGACACTTTTGGCTGAACATTCTTCTAACCTTACTCGGCTACATTCCAGGTGTTGTGCACGCCATTTGGATTATCGCCAGACGCTAA